DNA from Stutzerimonas decontaminans:
CCGCCGTGCTGGATCAGGTAGCTGTTCACGGCTGTGTCGAAGAAACCGTAGTAGACGACGTTGTTCACGTGGCCGTAGATGTCGTTGTCGTGCCAGCGCGTGGTGATCGGCTGAAAGTGCTTGTAGTCGCGGCGCAGGTGCTTGGGTTGCTCGGACATGGTCGTTCTCCGCGGTGCGCAATGAGATGAAGGGTGCGCTCAGTAGGCCGCCCGGTAGATCGCCAGGGCATCGGCCTCGGTCACTTCGCGCGGATTGTTCACCAGCAGGCGCTGCTGCAGCATCGCCTCCTTCGCCAGTTGCGGCAGCATCGCCTCCGGCACGCCGGCATCGCGCAGGCGGGTCGGCAAGCCAACGCGGGCGCTCATCTGCTCGAACTCCTCGATCAGCTGTTCGGCATAGGTGGATGGATCATCCCTGCGCAGGCGCTCGCCAAGGATGATCGGCGCCAGTTCGCCGTAGTGCGTGGCCGCCGCACTGACATTGAAGCGCAGCACCTGCGGCAGCACCAAGGCATTGGACAGACCGTGCGGAATGTGGAAGTTGCCGCCCAATGGATAAGCCAGCGCATGCACGGCGGCAACCGGCGCATTGGCGAACGCCTGACCCGCCAGGCAGGCGCCGAGCAGCATCGCCTGGCGAGCCTCGCGGTTTTGCCCGTTGCGCACCGCCTCATCGAGGTTCGCGGCCAGCAGGCGCAGCGCCTCGCGCGCCAGCAAATCGGACATGGGATTTTTCTTCAATGCACTGGTGTAGGCCTCGATGGCGTGCACCATGGCGTCGATACCGGTGGCGGCGGTCACCGCTGGGGGCAGGCCGAGGGTGAGATCGGCATCGAGCAGCGCCAGATCGGGCAGCAGTAATGGCGATACCACGCCCATCTTGGTGGTTTCGCCGGTGGTGATGATGGCGATCTGCGTGACCTCCGAGCCGGTGCCAGCAGTGGTCGGCACCTGAATCAGCGGCAGGCGCTGGCCGCGGGCGTTGCCGACGCCATAGATATCCTGCAGCGATTGACTGCAGTCCGGATGAGCCAGCAGTGCCACTAGCTTGGCGACATCCATCGAGCTGCCGCCACCGAAGCCGATGATCAGATCGGCTCCAACCGCCCTGGCCTGCTCGACCGCAGCCATGACGATGTGCTCTGGCGGGTCGGCGATCACCTGGTCGTAAACGGCAACCACAAGGCCCTCGCTCTCAAAGCCAGGCAGGACTTCGTTGAGCAGGCCGAAACGGGTAATCCCGGGATCAGTGACGACCAGTACGGAACGCGCGCCGCGCTCCTTGCACAGACTGGCCAAACGGCGAGAAGAGCCGGGCTCGCAGATCAATTGCGCGGTTGTGGCAAAGCTGAACGGATGCATGCTGCCTCCTGTGGAATGGCGGCGCCCCGATGAGAAGCGCTGCCGGATCGTTACGTAGACGCAATCAGAAGGCGAAGTCCGTTTCCGGCAACGCCATCAAGCAGTCAGCGCCACCTTGAATCGCTTCCCGATGCGCACTCGCCCGCGGTAGCACACGGCGCAGGTAGAAATCCGCACTGGCCAGCTTGGCCTGATAGAACGCTTCTTCAGCGCTGCCCTGCTCCAGCGCGTCCTGCGCGCGACCTGCCGCCTGCAGCCACAGCCCGGCCAACAGGACGTAGGCGGAGTACTGGAGGAAATCCACCGACACCGCGCCAATCTCCTGCGGATCACGGCCAGTCGCGGCAATGATCTCGGCACTCAGCTCACGCCATTCGCCGATGCGCGCCTGCACCTTGCTGGCCATCTCGTGCAGTGCGGGCCGGTCGATCTGCCGGTCACAGACCTCGCTGAATTCCGCCTGCAGCGCCGACAGCTCCGCGCCGCCATCGCCGAGCAGCTTGCGGCGGATGTAGTCCAGCGCCTGGATGCCGTTGGTGCCCTCGTAGAGCTGGGTGATGCGGCTGTCGCGCATCAGCTGCTCCATGCCCCACTCGCGGATGTAACCGTGGCCGCCATAGATCTGCACACCGAGGCTGGCGACTTCCTGCCCCATATCGGTGAAGAAGGCTTTGACGATGGGGATCAGCAGCGCCGCGCGCTTGCTCGCGGCCTTGCGGTAACTCGGTTCGGGGTGGCCGTGCTCAAGGTCCAGCTGCCGGGCGCAGTAGGCCGCGAGCATGCGGCTGCCTTCGACCAGGGTCTTCTGGGTGAGCAGCATGCGGCGCACATCCGGATGCACGATGATCGGGTCGGCGACCTTGTCCGGGTGCTGCACGCCGGCCAGGCCACGCGATTGCAAGCGTTCGCGGGCATAGGCCAGCGAACCCTGATACGCCTGTTCGGCGATCCCGAGCCCCTGCAAGCCGACCTGGAACCGCGCGTCGTTCATCATGGTGAACATGCACGCCAGGCCCTGGTTGGGCTCGCCAACGATCCAGCCGGTGGCGCCGTCGAAGTTCATTACGCAGGTGGCCGCGCCCTTGATGCCCATCTTGTGCTCGATGGCGCCGCAGGACAGCGCGTTGCGAACGCCTGGCGTGCCATCGGTGTTGGCGATGAACTTGGGCACCAAGAGCAGGCTGATGCCCTTCACCCCGGCCGGCGCATCCGGCAGGCGCGCCAGCACCAGATGCACGATGTTCTCACTCATATCGTGCTCGCCGCCGGAAATGAAGATCTTGCTGCCGCTGACCTTGTAGCTACCGTCCGCTTACGGCTCAGCCTTGGTGCGCAGCAAGGCGAGATCGGTACCGGCCTGCGGCTCGGTCAGGCACATGGTGCCGCTCCAACTGCCGCTGACCAGCTTTTCCAGATAGGCGTTCTTCAACTCGTCGCTGCCGTGCTTGTACAGCGCCAGCACCGCGCCCTCGGTCAGGCCCGAGTAGATGCGGAAGGACAGCGAGGCGCCCATCAGCATCTCGTGGAAGTTGCAGGCGACCAATTGCGGAAAACCCTGGCCACCGTACTCGGTCGGCCCAGTCATGCTCGCCCAGCCGTTGTCGACGTACTGCCTGTACGCCTCGACGAAGCCCTGCGGCGTGCGGACTTCGCCATTATCCAGGGTCACGCCCTCTTCGTCGCTGTTGCGATTGAGCGGCGCGATTTCGCCGCCGGTGTAGCGGGCGGCCTCTTCCAGTACGCCGTCGATCAGCTCGCGATCCAGGCCATTGCCGAGCAGCTCGCAATGAGCGGTAGCGTCGAACAGCTCGTGCAGCACGAAGCGCATGTCACGCAGGGGCGCCTTGTATTCCATGCTCAAGCCTCCTTCTTGTAATCGACGAAGCGGCCGCCTAGCGTCGCCAGGCTGTCGATCAGCTCGGCAGGCCGCCAGTGTGGGCCGTGTTGCTCAGCCAGCGCATTCAGACGGTCGCGGATGGCCGGCAACCCTTGGCGATCAGCCCAGGTCATCGGCCCGCCGACTTCAGCGGGGAAGCCGTAGCCGTATAGATAGACAGTGTCGATGTCGCTGCTGGACTCGGCCATGCCTTCCTCGAGGATCTTCGCGCCTTCGTTGACCAGCGCCAGCAGGCAGCGCTCGAGGATTTCCTCGCTGCCGATCTCGCGACGCTGGAAGCCGAGCCGCTCGGACTCGCGCTGCACCAGCGCGTCCACTTCGGGGTCATGCTCGGCCTGACGGCTGCCCTCGGCATAGCGGTAGTAGCCCATGCGCGACTTCTGGCCGAAGCGGCCCAGCTCGCAGAGGCGGTTGTCGATCTGCACTTCAGCCTCATCCTGGCCCTTGCCGGCCAGTTCGCGGGCGCGCCATTCCAGGTCGATGCCGACCACGTCATACATGCGGAACGGGCCCATGGCAAAACCGAAGCCCTGCAGCGCAGCATCGACCTGATGTGGATAGGCACCTTCGAGCAGCATCATCCGCGCCTCGCGCACATAGGTGGCGAGCATGCGGTTGCCGATGAAGCCCTGGCAGTTGCCGGCGATCACGCTGACCTTGCCCATGCGCTTGCCCAGTTCGGTGGAGGCGTCGAGCACCGCTTTAGAGGTCTTCGCGCCGCGGACGATTTCCAGCAGTTTCATGATGTGCGCAGGGCTGAAGAAGTGCAGGCCCACGACCTGCTCCGGGCGCTTGGTGACCGCGGCAATGGCATCGATATCCAGCGCCGAGGTGTTGCTGGCGAGGATGCCGCCCGGCTTCACGATGCCGTCCAGCTCGCGGAAGATCTTCTGCTTGAGTTCGAGGTTCTCGTAGACCGCCTCGATCACCAGATCCACGTCCGCCAGCGCCTGGTAGTCGGCCGCCTTGGCGATACGCCCGCGCCGCGCGGCCGCTTCTGCCTCATCGATCCGGCCCTGGCGCACGTTGTGCGCGTAGGTATCGGCCACCGTGCCCAGTGCTTGTTCGAGCATCTCGGGATTGTTGTCCAGCCAGCGTACCTGCACGCCGGCGTTGGCCAGGCTCATGACGATGCCGCGGCCCATGGTGCCGGCGCCGATCACGGCGGCGGTCTGGATATCGAAGCGGGTTTGGCTCATTGCAGCTGTCCTCGTTGCAAGGCTGGAAAAACTGGAGACCAACCATAGACGAAGACGCTACTATTTTTGAAATTTAGTCTTGTGATGTTTCGGATTCACCAAATGAATATCTACAACTTCGACCTCAACCTGCTCCGTGTGCTGGACGCCCTGCTGCGCGAGCGCAACGTCTCGCGGGCGGCGGAGCGGCTGTCGCTCAGCCAGCCGGCAGTCAGCAACGCGCTCAATCGCTTGCGTGAGTTGCTCGACGACCCGTTGCTGGTGCGCGCCGGCCGAGCCATGCAGCCGACGCCAAGGGCATTGGCACTGGAAGCGCCGATTCGCCATGCGCTGCAGCAGATCGAGCACAGCCTGATTGCCGGCGAAGCCTTCGATCCGGCGCGCAGCCAGCAGCGTTTCCGCATCGCCGTCACCGATTATGTCGAGCTGATCTGCATGCCGGCGCTGATGCGGCGGCTGGCCGAGCATGCACCCGGCATTCAGCTGGCGATCCAGCACCTGACGCCAACGCTGCCGGTCGAAGCGCTGGACAATGGCGAGGTCGACCTGGTGCTCGGGCGCTTTCTAGACGTGCCCTCACGCTTTCATGCACGCCGCTGGGCCAGCGAGACGCTGCAGGTAGCGGTGCGCCGCGACCATCCGCTGCTCAGTGCGGGCCTGGATCTGGATGCGTTTCTGCGCCTGCGCCACCTGTGGGTGCATGGCGGCCAGACCCGCGGCATGGTCGATCAGTGGCTGGAGGCGCAGGGGCTTGAACGTCAGGTGGTCTACACCACACCGAACTACCTGCAGGCCGCCCATATCGTCGCCAGCAGCGACCTCGCGGCCGTATTGCCGACCCAGCTGGCGCGCTATTTCGCTACGTTGCTCCCCCTGCAGCTGTTCGATCTGCCGTTCGACCTGGGTACCTTCGCGCTGGATATCGTCAGCGTCGCGCAGCGGCAGAACGACTCGGCGTTGCAGTGGCTGATCGAGCAGATCGATGCGGTTGCGCCCGCCTGAGCGGTGATCGCGGCGAAACGAATGCTGCACTTGATGCCTATTTGCTACCATCTCCCAGCTTCTTTGTCGGAAATACCCGCAAAGCAACCGAGCTTTGCCTGCTGCGCGGAACATCGCAGCAAGCCCGATATCTATTCTTGCTAGTGCGCCATGGTGAACATGGACGATCAATCAAATCTGGAGCTAGACCTATGGCAGCCCTGCTGCAACGCACCCTCGACACCATCACTCGCAACCAGGCCGAACTGCTCAGCAGCTGGAAAGCCGACCTGCACAAGCTGGGCGGCTATCACAACCTCAAGGCGGAAGAACTGGCGCAGCAGACCACCGACCTGATCCGCCAGCTGATCAGCGGAACGGCAGACGGCTCCGCCGACATCAATGGCCCGAGCTGGGACGGCATGCGCCTGTATCTGGAA
Protein-coding regions in this window:
- a CDS encoding LysR family transcriptional regulator, with the protein product MNIYNFDLNLLRVLDALLRERNVSRAAERLSLSQPAVSNALNRLRELLDDPLLVRAGRAMQPTPRALALEAPIRHALQQIEHSLIAGEAFDPARSQQRFRIAVTDYVELICMPALMRRLAEHAPGIQLAIQHLTPTLPVEALDNGEVDLVLGRFLDVPSRFHARRWASETLQVAVRRDHPLLSAGLDLDAFLRLRHLWVHGGQTRGMVDQWLEAQGLERQVVYTTPNYLQAAHIVASSDLAAVLPTQLARYFATLLPLQLFDLPFDLGTFALDIVSVAQRQNDSALQWLIEQIDAVAPA
- a CDS encoding 3-hydroxyacyl-CoA dehydrogenase, coding for MSQTRFDIQTAAVIGAGTMGRGIVMSLANAGVQVRWLDNNPEMLEQALGTVADTYAHNVRQGRIDEAEAAARRGRIAKAADYQALADVDLVIEAVYENLELKQKIFRELDGIVKPGGILASNTSALDIDAIAAVTKRPEQVVGLHFFSPAHIMKLLEIVRGAKTSKAVLDASTELGKRMGKVSVIAGNCQGFIGNRMLATYVREARMMLLEGAYPHQVDAALQGFGFAMGPFRMYDVVGIDLEWRARELAGKGQDEAEVQIDNRLCELGRFGQKSRMGYYRYAEGSRQAEHDPEVDALVQRESERLGFQRREIGSEEILERCLLALVNEGAKILEEGMAESSSDIDTVYLYGYGFPAEVGGPMTWADRQGLPAIRDRLNALAEQHGPHWRPAELIDSLATLGGRFVDYKKEA
- a CDS encoding iron-containing alcohol dehydrogenase, with product MHPFSFATTAQLICEPGSSRRLASLCKERGARSVLVVTDPGITRFGLLNEVLPGFESEGLVVAVYDQVIADPPEHIVMAAVEQARAVGADLIIGFGGGSSMDVAKLVALLAHPDCSQSLQDIYGVGNARGQRLPLIQVPTTAGTGSEVTQIAIITTGETTKMGVVSPLLLPDLALLDADLTLGLPPAVTAATGIDAMVHAIEAYTSALKKNPMSDLLAREALRLLAANLDEAVRNGQNREARQAMLLGACLAGQAFANAPVAAVHALAYPLGGNFHIPHGLSNALVLPQVLRFNVSAAATHYGELAPIILGERLRRDDPSTYAEQLIEEFEQMSARVGLPTRLRDAGVPEAMLPQLAKEAMLQQRLLVNNPREVTEADALAIYRAAY